GCGCGAAGGTGTGGTGAGGAGCCTGTGCCGGCCAGCGGACAATTATCCCGCTACTATAACTGAACTTAATACAAAAATCTTCATAGTCATGGTGTTATTTTATAAATATAACATCACTTCTAAAAAAGGTTCGTTAATCGTCAGGGCCTTTTTCGGGCGGATCGCCGGATTCGGGATCCCTAGCTTGGCGTGGCGCGGCGGGCTTCCGTGGCGCGGGGACGGCGGGTTGTCTGCGGGCCAGGAGCGCGGCGCGCTGGGCAGCCACCTTGAACTTCTCCGGGGTCTTGCGGAGCAGCGGTAGACGTTCTTGTTCCCGCTCCCGTGTGAAAACCACACCATCATGCTCGATCGCTTTCACGGTCCAACCATGAAACGCCTGGCCGTCCGCGACGCGCTGAAGCATGTTGTCGTTAATTCCGCGAATCAAGGCGAAGCGTTGCTCGGGCGTGATCACGACGCCCGAGACGGCATACTTGCTCAAAGGGGTATCCGCAGTGGACTGCGTCGCGGCGCCGGTATTCGCGCTCGGTGCCGGACGGCGGGTCTTCAAGAATAGGGGGCGGGTGATGATTTCCTGGAATTGACTCAACGGCGGTAAGGTAAAGTCGCTTTCGACGGCGGGCGCCTTCCAAGGCAGGTCCGCAGATGCCGCGTCGACCTGCACTGGTTCCGAGGGGACGGCAAACTCATAGGCGAGCACGAGACCCAGTAGCGTACACAGCGCGCCCAGCGTCAGGGTGACGGCACTCATGGACCCTAGCGCTTTCACGACTTCTCAAGCGCCATAAAGCCGGAGAGACTAAAGCGAATATCCATCTCGTCATTCGGTGGTTTACCCGGCCGGAACTGGTAAGCGCTCCGGCCGCGCAGATACACTTGATCGACAAACATGCGCGGCTGTCCTGCCTCCAAGGTGTGAAACACGCGTTGTACCGTCTCGGTGGAACCCAACATTTGGACCTTGATCGATACGGGTTGCTTGACGTCGGTTTTGTCCCCGTTCTCCGTCGTGTCGGGCATGATCTGAATGCTGTTGAGCCGTCCGGCGTTTGCTTCAACGACCTTCTTAACATGCTGCTGCATCTCCGCGGCCGCGAGTGCGCGCGTTTTGCCCTGCAAATACCCGCGTTGTTGCTTGGATAGTTGCTCCTTGAGCCGCACAGACTGTTGCTGTAAGTCGGTGCTACGGCTCGCGACGCGCTCGTAACCGGCCAGTCGATTCTGGAGATCCGCGATTCGCTCCCCGTAATCTCGATAGGTCGAAACCAGCGGTTGAATCAAGACCATGTACAACGCGGCGAGCAGTAGTAAGAGTAGGCCGACGGCCGCCCCTTGGCGTTGACCCGCGGTGAGGCGCTCCATCACGATGAGTCGGTCTCCACTTCGGCGGCGAGATTGAAACGCTCGGCGCCGGTTAAGCGGTTTTGGGTCACGGGCGACCGAAACGAGGCATTCTTGAATAACGGCGATGCCTCTACGAGGCCAATGACCGCTGAGGAGGTGGAAGATTCACCTTGCATCGTCATTTCCGTTCCGTTGATCTCAAACTGGTACAGCCAGGTGTCGTCGGGCAGCACGCGCGTAAGCTCGTCCAGAACCCCGATCGTGACTGGCGTTGTTTTCTTTTTCTCGATGAGAAAGCGGGAGTCGCTGGCCAAGACTTCGAGCTGC
The Pseudomonadota bacterium DNA segment above includes these coding regions:
- the gspM gene encoding type II secretion system protein GspM, which translates into the protein MERLTAGQRQGAAVGLLLLLLAALYMVLIQPLVSTYRDYGERIADLQNRLAGYERVASRSTDLQQQSVRLKEQLSKQQRGYLQGKTRALAAAEMQQHVKKVVEANAGRLNSIQIMPDTTENGDKTDVKQPVSIKVQMLGSTETVQRVFHTLEAGQPRMFVDQVYLRGRSAYQFRPGKPPNDEMDIRFSLSGFMALEKS